Below is a genomic region from Mycolicibacter hiberniae.
TGGTCCTGCGGCGACGTGCTGGTGATGTCGTTGCCGGTGTAGGCCCATTCGGTCCAGCCGAACAGGTACCGGTTGGCCGCCTGCAGGCTCGCACCGATGGTCGGCAGGTTGTTGGTGGCGCCGAACTCGCTGAGCAACGCCGGGATGTTGTTGCGTTGCGCGTAGTCCATCGCGTTCGCGAACACGACATCGGCATTCCAGTCGCAACCGAAGCTGAAGTCGGCGAACAGTGCATTGACCATGCAGTAGTGGTGGAAGGAGAAGACCGTGTTCGGGTCGTCGACCCTGCCCAGGTGCGTGGCCACCGGCAGGCTTGCCTCCAGCGTCGTCGGCCCGAAGAACACCGGCTTGTTGGGGTCGACGGAGCGAATGGCCGTGTCGATCTGGTTGTAGAACGGGGTCAGCTGCTGGGTGTCGAAGTACCGGTTGCCCAGCAGGCTTCCCAGCCAGTGCGTGCCCGCCCACGGCTCGTTGATGATCTCGTAGCCGGCGACGTTCTCGTTGCCCTTGAAGTAATCGGCGACCGCCTGCCACATCACCCCGTAGTGATTCTGCAGTCCGATCCCCGAAGCATGGGTGTTGCCCCAGAACGCATCCCAGGCATAGTTCTGTGCGGGGCTGACGAAGTAGCTGAACGGGAAGCCGACGTCGAAGTTCGGCAGTCCGCCGGTGAAGGTGGCCCATTCCGGGGCGCCGTCGCCGCCGAAAGCACCACCGTAGAGATCCTGGTGCATATCGAGGATGGCGACGATGTTGTACCGGCCCAGGATTTCGACGGTGTTTTCGATGGAGGCCAGGTAGTCGTAGTCGATGACGCCGGGTTCGGGTTGCACGCCGGCCCAGATGACGCCCAGGCGCACGACGTTGAATCCGTTGGCGGCCAGGAAGGCTGCGTCGTCTTCGTCGAAACCGGCCGCGGACGGCTCGTAGGGTGGGATCTTGTAGACCTGGTTGAGTCCGCGCAGCATGACGACCTGGCCGTCGCCGTTGGTGAGCCAGCCGTTGGAGACCTCCACCGGCGGTGGAACGGTGCCGGTGAAGCCGCCGGGCAGGGCACCGAAGTGGCCTACGTCGCCGTGGGTGCCGTAGAGCAGTCCGGCGGTGCCGCCGACTCCGCCGAGTGCGGGCAGCCCGGTCAGGGCTGCGCCGTCGCCGGCGTCGCCGCCGTTGCCGCCGTGGCCCCACAGCCACCCGCCGTCGCCGCCGTCACCGCCGACGGCCCCGGTCCCGCCGTCGCCGCCGGCTCCGCCGTTGCCGAACAGTCCCAGGGCGGCGCCACCGGCGCCGCCGGCGACGCCGTCGGTGGTGCTGCTCCAGCCGGTGCCGCCGTCACCGAACAGCCAGCCGCCGTTGCCGCCGTCGGGGTTGTCCTCGGTGCCGTCGGCGCCGTTGCCGATGACCGTCGATCCGAACAGGGTGTTGATGACGCCGTTGACCTGGCTGCCCAGTTGACTGTCGATCCATTGCTGACCGGCGTCGTGCAGTGCCGCGTAAAGGTCGATGCCCAGGGCGGGGCCCGGCTCGGCCAGTGCGCCGAAGGCGGCATCCCAGTGGGCGGCGGACAAGAACGCATCCCAGGCTGAGGCGTCGAACAGGGCGTCGCCGTCGAGGACGCCCTCGGTGGTGACAAACGGCTCTACCAGCGCGTCCCACATGTCCTCGAAATCGGCGTGCGCGGGCGCGGAGAGCGGGGCGATCGCCAAGAACGCGACGACTCCAGCGGCCTTGGTGCCCACAACCGTGCTGCGGCGACGAGACATCGCGACCAACCCTTCTCGCGGACAACCAGATTTCTGAAGCCTGTCTGAGAAAGGTAAATGAGCTGCTTAGCGTGACGCAAGGGCGCCGCGGAAAAGGCGCGGTTTTGTCAGCACTGCGTAGCAGCCCGGATCCACTGGCGTCGAGCATCGCTCTGCCCGGCCTTGGACGCAGCGGCGCGAAGCAGGCGAACAAGCCGCTGGCGCTCCAGATGGCCGGGCGCAGGTGCGGCGGGCAGATACCTCTGTTGCGTCATGTCGACAACACCCCCTGCAGGTCGAAGAGAACTGCAGTACCCGCAGGAGGGTGCGGGCACGTATTGTTCAACGCCCCGGATGCCCAGTTCTATCCCGATCGGCCTGACAGAAACGGTGAGGTGAGCAGCCGCAAGCCCGGTATGTGACCGGGGTCACCCGACCCTGGCGATCACGTGCTCGGCGAACCGCTCCAGGTTGCGGATTTTGTTCTCCAGCGGCTCGGTGTCGGGCCCCAGGATGTAGGGAACCCGAAAGCCCACGATGACATCGGTGACGCCCTTGTCTTCCAGGCGTTTGATACCGTCGAGGGTGAATCCGTCGACCGAGATCACGTGGATCTCAAACGGGCCGGTCCGACCCTCCTCTTCCCGCAGTTGCTTGAGTCGGGTGATCAGCTGATCGAGTTCGGCGGGGTCGCCGCCGCCGTGCATCCAGCCGTCGTTGCGGGCCGCGCGACGCAGCGCGGCTTCGGCGTGACCGCCGATCAGGATGGGGATCGGCTGGGTGGGCGCGGGGGTCATCTTGGTTTTCGGGATGTCGTAGAACTCGCCGTGGAACTCGAAGTAGTCACCCGTGGTGAGGCCCTTGATGATTTCGATGCACTCGTCCATGCGCTTGCCGCGCCGGGCGAATGGAACTCCCATCAACTCGTAGTCTTCGGGCCACGGGCTGGTGCCCACGCCCAGGGCCAACCGGTTGTTGATCATCGCGGCCAGTGACCCGGCCTGCTTGGCCACCAGGGCCGGGGGACGGATGGGCAACTTCACCACGAAGGGGGTGAACCGCAGCGTGGAAGTGACCGCGCCCAGCGCTGCGATCAAGACGAAGGTCTCGATGAAGGCCTTGCCGTCAAGGAATTCCCGATTGCCGTCAGGGGTGTAGGGGTAGGTGGAGTCCGATTCGAACGGGTAGGCGATGCTGTCGGGAATTGTCATGCTGTGGTACCCGGCGGCCTCAGCGGCCTTGGCGAGCGGGATGTAGTAGCTCGGGTCGGTCATCGCTTCGGCATAGGTGAACCGCACGTCGTCTCCTCGGTTTCGGATGGTCTGGACGCAGCTCTCTGCATAGCAGACGCCCCGGCCTGACCGGGTGGGGACCGGTTACCTTTGCGGCGCTGTCGCGATCTGGACATCCTCCAGAAGAAACGGGGGGAAACCGGCAGCGCCGAGCACTGTCAGCGTGCCCCACGGGGTCCGCTCGCAGATGCGGCCCTGCGCGGCGTGCTCGCCGATCCGGATGCTGACCGGCGAGCCGGTGACGCCGGTACCGGGAATATCGGCGTAAAACATTCCCTGCCAGTGATATTGGCCGTCGATCGGATCGAAGTGTCCGCTCAGGCGCACGCGGGTCGGGTACTCGGCGCCGTCGTGCGTCAGCACCGCCGGCCCGTCATAGATTTCCTCATCGGCGCTCACCGAACCGGTGAGGTAGAACCGGGACAGTCCCCGGGTCGGCAGCAGCCGGTGTACCCGCAGCCGGGCAGCGCGCGACTCGATGCGGCTGGCTCCGCTGCGCCGCATCGCTTCCAGGAGCCGGGTCACGTACCGGGCCTGCCGGCGAGTGTGCGGGCCGGGAACCTGAAACCGGTTCGGGAGGCCGTGCCGCGCGACGACCCCGTCGGCTGCGGCGGCGGTGCCGATCAGCACCCGCGCTTTCAGCGTCTCGCCGTCGACGGTGGTCACCGTCCACGTGTCGGTGGCGCTGTCGAATCCGGTGTGCGCCGGATCGACGGCGCGGGCACCCTCGACCAACCCGTGCAGGGGCGCCGGGTCGCCCAGCACCAGCACGTCGATGAGGTGGTCGCGGCTCACAGGAACCCGGCCCGCCGCCACATCCGCCGGGCCAGCCCGCCCATGAGGCCGACTTCGGTGAAGAATGCGGCCAGCGGCGCGAACGAAGCGCGGGATGCCGCCTGAAAATGCGGATTGGCCCGCGCCACCCGGCGGGCTTCGCGGCCGTCGAGCCCAGCCCGGGTGTAGACCACCGGCAGGGTGAACAGGTGCCGGTAGAACGGGCCGCCGACGCCCTGCAGGTTGGCCAGCAGCATGCGACGGTAACGAGACATCCCCGGCACGGTGCGCCGCAGCCCGTCGCGGGCGTACTGGATATGGCGGGCCTCCTCGGTCACATGGATGCGCATCACCCGCCGCACGATCGGCTGCAGGTCCGGGTCATCGAGGATCTGGCGCTGCAGCGCGTCGAAGATCTCTTCGCCGACCAGCGCGGCTCCCCACAGGATGGGGCCGCGGAACAGGAAGGGCAGCGCGTTGATCACGATGCGCTCGTGCAGTCGCGGTCGTACCGGCACGCCGCCGATACGGTCGATGGTCTTGCCGAACATCAGCATGTGGCGGGTTTCGTCGCCCAGTTCGGTCAGCGAGTAGTGGGTGCTGGGCGCGGTGGGGTTCTTGTGCAGCATGTCGCGCAGCAGCGCCTGGTTGAGGATGTTCTCAAACCAGATGCCGGCCGACAGCACGTTGACCAGCTCCTGGCGCGACATCTCGATCTGCTGTTCGCGGGTCATCGCGTCCCACAATGCGGTGCCGTAGAGCGTGCACATCCTGGGCGGCAGGAAGTACTTGTTGGCCTCCAGCGGTGCGTCCCAGTCGATGTCGACCACCGGGGCGTAGGACTTCTTCACCGAGCCCTTCAGGAGGCGTTCGGCGAATTCCTCCCGGGTCGGTCCGCTCGGTCGCACGCTAGCCGTCATGACGCAATCCCCTCTCGCTCCGAAACCCCAAGCTAAGAGTCGCGACCCAAGATGTCAATACCGCCGGTACCGGGTACCGGCGGTTTGGGGCATGGTGCATTTCGGGGGGCGGGCCTACGGGGAAAGGGGGCGAGGAGGTGCGTCGGCAACCATTCCCGAAACAGACATCGACTGCCACAATCGTGGACATGGGAGAGGGTTTGGCGGACCGGGGGGTCGAGCGATCGGCCGTGAGTGCCTTCCTGTCTGCGGCACTGACCGAACCCGCGACTCTGCTTCTCGAGGGTGAGGCCGGCATCGGGAAGTCCACACTGTTGTGGGAGGCGGCGGCAACCGCCGCGGAGCGCGGCTATCGGGTGCTCTCAGGGCTGGGAGCACCGACCGAGGTGCGCTACGCCTACGCCGCGGTGGCCGACCTGCTCGGTGGGGTGGACGCCGACACCCTGGCGCAGTTGCCCGACGCGCAGCGGGGGGTGCTGGAGCGAATCCTGCTGGGCGGCGGGAACGGAGCGGCCAGCGATGAGCGGATGGTTGCGACCGCGTTTCTGGCGGCGGTCCGCAAGCTGAGCTCGGTTGCCCCGGTGTTGCTGTGCATCGACGACGTGCAGTGGCTGGACATGTCGAGCCGGATGGTGGTCGGCTTCGCCCAACGACGGCTCACCGGAGCGGTCGGCCTGTTGCTGGCCGTTCGCACCGGCGGGGTGGACGCGGTTGACCTCAGGTGGCTCAACCCTGCCTTACCCCGATCGGTCGAGCGTCTGCGCATCAACCCACTGACGCTCGGTGGTCTCCACGCTCTGATATCGGCCCGGTTGGGGCGTACTTTGCCTCGGCCCACCATCACGCGGATCCACGAGATATCGGGCGGTAACCCACTTTTCGCCCTCGAATTGGCTCGGTACATCGCCGAGGATCCGGGCCGGGCGGCGGTCGGCCTGCCCGACACCCTGGCGACGCTGGTGCACGATCGCCTCGGGCGGCCCGACCCGGAGGTCAGCGCGGTGCTGCTGGCCGCGGCCAGCGCTGCGCCGCCGACCGTGACGCGAGTGGGCCTTGCTGCGGGCATTGCCCCCGACCGGGTCGTCGAGCTGATGGAATCGGCGCAGGCAAGCAGCGTGGTCGAGATCGAGGGAAGCCGTATCCGGTTCCGCCACCCGCTGTTCGCCGCCGGCGTCTACAGCGCCGCGGCTCCGGCGGAGCGCCGGGCCATGCACCGTCGGCTCAGCGGCGTCGTCGACGAACCCGAGATCAAGGCCCGGCACCTGGCGCTGGCGGCCACGGCCGCTGACCCGGACGTGCTTCAGGCGCTGGATGAAGCGGCGGCCGCCACCCGCGCTCGGGGTGCCCCGGCGGTGGCCGCAGAACTGATCGAACTTGCCATCAACCTCGGCGGTGATACTCCTGTACGTCGAATTCAAGCCGCTGAGCAGCATTTCCGTTCCGGTGAGATCGTCCGGGCACGTTCGCATCTGGGGCCGGCTCTGGATGATCTGCCGTCTGGGAAACCGTTGCGGTGCATGGCGTTGATGATCCTTGCCGCGGTCACCGGCTACGACGAAAGCGTGGTGAAGGCCGCTGAACTGTTCGCTCAGGCCGTCGATGAAGCCGCCGATCACCCTGTGCTGCAGCTGCGGGCAAGGCTGCTGCTTGTGCCTCTGGTGGGGCTGATCGGTGACATGAAGAGAGCGGTCGATCTGGCGAAAGCCGCGGTGGAACAAGCCACAAAGTTAGATATTGCCGGCCTGTGCAGCCAAGCCCTCACGATCGCAGTGCATGTGCGATACCTGCACGGCCGCGGCATTGACGAAAACGCTCTGCGTATCGCGCGGGATACCGAAGACCCCAGCAGGGGCGCGGCGGCGACCTTCCAGGCCAGGGCCGCCGTACCCGTTATGACCGCCATGGCGGGAGATGTGCAGGCGGGGCAGGCGCAGATGCGTGTCATTCACCAGCGCTTAGCGGCCGACGGAACCGAAACCGACACCCTGTGGGCGGCCAACTACGTTGCTTTGTTCGATATGTGGCTGGGAAACCTGATACAGGCGGCGGCCCTCGCCGAGGACAGTGTCCAGCGCGCCGAGCAACTGGGCGGCAAGCACTTGCTCATCCATTCCTGGTGCACTCAAGCCTCGATCGCGGCATT
It encodes:
- a CDS encoding DUF4873 domain-containing protein, giving the protein MSRDHLIDVLVLGDPAPLHGLVEGARAVDPAHTGFDSATDTWTVTTVDGETLKARVLIGTAAAADGVVARHGLPNRFQVPGPHTRRQARYVTRLLEAMRRSGASRIESRAARLRVHRLLPTRGLSRFYLTGSVSADEEIYDGPAVLTHDGAEYPTRVRLSGHFDPIDGQYHWQGMFYADIPGTGVTGSPVSIRIGEHAAQGRICERTPWGTLTVLGAAGFPPFLLEDVQIATAPQR
- a CDS encoding cellulase family glycosylhydrolase, which encodes MSRRRSTVVGTKAAGVVAFLAIAPLSAPAHADFEDMWDALVEPFVTTEGVLDGDALFDASAWDAFLSAAHWDAAFGALAEPGPALGIDLYAALHDAGQQWIDSQLGSQVNGVINTLFGSTVIGNGADGTEDNPDGGNGGWLFGDGGTGWSSTTDGVAGGAGGAALGLFGNGGAGGDGGTGAVGGDGGDGGWLWGHGGNGGDAGDGAALTGLPALGGVGGTAGLLYGTHGDVGHFGALPGGFTGTVPPPVEVSNGWLTNGDGQVVMLRGLNQVYKIPPYEPSAAGFDEDDAAFLAANGFNVVRLGVIWAGVQPEPGVIDYDYLASIENTVEILGRYNIVAILDMHQDLYGGAFGGDGAPEWATFTGGLPNFDVGFPFSYFVSPAQNYAWDAFWGNTHASGIGLQNHYGVMWQAVADYFKGNENVAGYEIINEPWAGTHWLGSLLGNRYFDTQQLTPFYNQIDTAIRSVDPNKPVFFGPTTLEASLPVATHLGRVDDPNTVFSFHHYCMVNALFADFSFGCDWNADVVFANAMDYAQRNNIPALLSEFGATNNLPTIGASLQAANRYLFGWTEWAYTGNDITSTSPQDQALVYDPSQPPVGDNVNWDKLDLLAQPYPQMISGIPTGLSFNDGVLSFSYSTERADGTGIFDAGSETVISVPAGQYPNGYTVTVTGGEVTSGADAPLLTISSSAGATTVNVTVTAKD
- a CDS encoding LuxR C-terminal-related transcriptional regulator; translated protein: MGEGLADRGVERSAVSAFLSAALTEPATLLLEGEAGIGKSTLLWEAAATAAERGYRVLSGLGAPTEVRYAYAAVADLLGGVDADTLAQLPDAQRGVLERILLGGGNGAASDERMVATAFLAAVRKLSSVAPVLLCIDDVQWLDMSSRMVVGFAQRRLTGAVGLLLAVRTGGVDAVDLRWLNPALPRSVERLRINPLTLGGLHALISARLGRTLPRPTITRIHEISGGNPLFALELARYIAEDPGRAAVGLPDTLATLVHDRLGRPDPEVSAVLLAAASAAPPTVTRVGLAAGIAPDRVVELMESAQASSVVEIEGSRIRFRHPLFAAGVYSAAAPAERRAMHRRLSGVVDEPEIKARHLALAATAADPDVLQALDEAAAATRARGAPAVAAELIELAINLGGDTPVRRIQAAEQHFRSGEIVRARSHLGPALDDLPSGKPLRCMALMILAAVTGYDESVVKAAELFAQAVDEAADHPVLQLRARLLLVPLVGLIGDMKRAVDLAKAAVEQATKLDIAGLCSQALTIAVHVRYLHGRGIDENALRIARDTEDPSRGAAATFQARAAVPVMTAMAGDVQAGQAQMRVIHQRLAADGTETDTLWAANYVALFDMWLGNLIQAAALAEDSVQRAEQLGGKHLLIHSWCTQASIAALRGDEETARSAAAAAIEAAAATGAAFLTVSATTALGLLEVSLSDYAAAVSVLEPALAVFDPEHDTEIAVGAYLPDAVEALTALGRLDEAKQLIDALETNGARLDRPWMLAVGARGRSHWLAARGELDAAEQAAVEALVHHGRLPMPFETARTQLLLGQVQRRRRRKQAAQANLAAALATFEKLGVPLWAKRVRAELDRMAAASPGAGLTPAERRVAEHAASGLTNKQIAAELFIAEKTVEMTLSAVYRKLGIRSRAALFAALNPADVQGKP
- a CDS encoding TIGR03619 family F420-dependent LLM class oxidoreductase, whose product is MRFTYAEAMTDPSYYIPLAKAAEAAGYHSMTIPDSIAYPFESDSTYPYTPDGNREFLDGKAFIETFVLIAALGAVTSTLRFTPFVVKLPIRPPALVAKQAGSLAAMINNRLALGVGTSPWPEDYELMGVPFARRGKRMDECIEIIKGLTTGDYFEFHGEFYDIPKTKMTPAPTQPIPILIGGHAEAALRRAARNDGWMHGGGDPAELDQLITRLKQLREEEGRTGPFEIHVISVDGFTLDGIKRLEDKGVTDVIVGFRVPYILGPDTEPLENKIRNLERFAEHVIARVG
- a CDS encoding AurF N-oxygenase family protein, with translation MTASVRPSGPTREEFAERLLKGSVKKSYAPVVDIDWDAPLEANKYFLPPRMCTLYGTALWDAMTREQQIEMSRQELVNVLSAGIWFENILNQALLRDMLHKNPTAPSTHYSLTELGDETRHMLMFGKTIDRIGGVPVRPRLHERIVINALPFLFRGPILWGAALVGEEIFDALQRQILDDPDLQPIVRRVMRIHVTEEARHIQYARDGLRRTVPGMSRYRRMLLANLQGVGGPFYRHLFTLPVVYTRAGLDGREARRVARANPHFQAASRASFAPLAAFFTEVGLMGGLARRMWRRAGFL